The nucleotide window ATAATCCCTTGTTCGGCATCGCCAAGTTCAGAATCTTGCCATACTTCTTGCTTACTTTTATTCAACTTGTCAGCAAGATTTTTCTTGATTCGTCGGTGTTGTCCTTTGGTCAGTTTTTTCGCTTTTGCCACTATGAAATTGCTTTGGTTGCTTATTCAAGTATATGAATAGTTATGAATATGCCGTATTATACTCGCAGCAGCACAAGAATGAAAATTATCAATCAGTAGGCAAAGAAATGGCAGTAGATGCAAACAATCTAGTATGGTTAGATTTAGAGATGACCGGACTCGATCCTGAACAGGATGTTATTCTTGAAATTGCCACAATCATTACCGATGCCGACTTAAATATTCTTGCCGAAGGTCCGGTATTTGCTATTCATCAGTCTGACCATGTGCTCACCAATATGAATGAATGGTGCATTAAACAGCATGGTGCAAGCGGCTTGACCGAGCGCTGTCGTCAATCAACAACGAGTTTGGCAGAAGCGGAACGACACACCATCGCATTTATAGAGCAGTATGTTGATAAAGGCGTATCGCCAATGTGTGGTAACTCTATAGGTCAGGATCGCCGCTTTATTAATGCCTATATGAAAGATTTTGAACAGTGGTTTCATTACCGCAATGTAGACGTCAGTACCATCAAAGAATTGGTGCGTCGCTGGCAACCAGAATTACTCGATAAAGTGAGTAAACAAGGCACCCATTTGGCGCTTGATGATATTCGTGAATCGATAGCCGAATTACAAACTTACCGTAAATGGGTCTTTAAAATTTAATCTGTTAGCCTTGTGCTGTTGCAATAAATTGCACAAACACGCAAACAGATCGATAATGCCAAATATAGATAACAATGGATTGTGATTTATTTTTGACCAAGAGTTGCTATTATGAGGTTAGCTCTTGGCAAAATTCGTCACCTAGAAAAATAAAAATAAAGGATTTGTGGCAATGACCGACACCACATCGCATTTAAAAACCCCCGGTATCATCGTATCTAAAGCCGTGATATACCTCGGCCTGTTGCTGGCAACCATGGCCTTGCTGGTTGGTACCTCTTTGTGGCTTTACAACCAACAAGCCAATAAAGCGCAGTTTCTTAAGCAGCAACAAATCCCATTTATTAAAAATAACGCTCAGTTAATGAAAAGCGTAGCCGAACTGGAAAACCAGTTGGTGGCGCAGCAGTTAGCAATACGTCATCAGCAATTGGAACAACCCCTAGAAGATTTAAAGGTGGCTTGGGAAGAAATCGTTGATTTGAGTAAGCATCATGTCGATATGGTCAATGATAATCTGCGTGATAATAATGCCGAAGAAATAGCCGCCACCGCACAATCTTTTGCCAACGGTTACAAGCGATTTGTTAATTTGGTTGATGATCTGATCTTAATCCGCCAATCGCGCAATAATCAATACAATGCCAACGTTGCGACCTTAAAGGAAATTGTCCACTCGGTAGATTTGTTACGTAACGCTAAGTTAAATGAACTGAATAGTCAGTCGTTTGCATTTGTCAACAAACAGAGTCGAGTACAAACCCAATCATTGAATGAAATGTTGGCGGTGATGAATAAAGCGCAATTTTATCAGCACATTTATCAAGAATTACTCAAGGTAGAGAATCAGATCACAGCCTTGTCGAGTATGGTGACCGCGCATAAATTCAATCAAGTCTCGACTCAAATTGCCAACCTTACCCGTAATATCAATAAAGAGTTGCATTCACGTAAGGCCGATCCCGATCTCGAGCAGGTGCAAGAAGATATCGCCGCTATTACCAATCAGTTAATGGGCTCTGGGCAATTGTTTGCCAAATGGCGTGACGAAAACATCACCACCGCAAAAGTGATTGAGCAATTACGTGATTACCAAAGTTTCTTAGCGGAAACCGTCGACTTAATTGAAAAACCGAATTTTTATGACTTACCGGAATTTGAACTTAACCTGCCTGTGTTCGGTGTAAGAGTGAAAGAATCAACCATGATGCCGGTAGCGTTTTTATTTATTTTGGTGTTGTTAAGCTTTAGCTCGTTTATCGCTTGGCGTTTGTTTATGTTGGTGACTCGCAGTTATAAAGCCGGTGCCAAATATATGGACTCTGAGCATGAGAAAGAAAAGGCGGCAGAACAAGCCTTGTTGAATGTGAAGGTCAAAGAAAAGCAACAACTTGAGCATATTCTTGATGGCGTTGCTAAACCAAAAGAAGCAACAGAAAACGCTGATGTTAAAGAGATAGACTTTGAATCTGAGGAAAGTTCACCAAGCTTTTATAAGGTTAATAATTTGGTGATGAACCTGGATAAATTTAATCAGTATCATGGCAGCGCTGAAATGGCGGTTTATATGTTGGATGACTACATTGAGCGCAATAATAAGAACTTCGCTAAATTAAAAGAAGCGCTGGCGCATGAGAATTTAGCTCAGGTTAGCCAAGTAAATAATGCCATTCTTAAAATTGCCAATATCCTTTCGGCGCCGCGCTTGATTAAAGTTTGTGAGCAAATGCAGAGTGTCTGTCAGCAACAAAAAATGCATCAGGCAATTCCGCTGCTAATTGAAATGAACTCAGCGATAAAAGAAGTTAGTGAGTATGTCGCTGAAGCCTGACGAAACCAAAGCTAGCCATATAAAAAAACGCCCAAAAGGGCGTTTTTTTGTGGTCAACACAATGGTGCTGAGTGTTTAGCTTTTGCGACTTTGTTGGTAGATTTCACTCGCCACAAATTCGTCGGTACTGATCATTTCGCTTAGCGCTTGCTCATCAAGTTCAATGGCAAAACGTTTCTCTAATACGTTGATGGTCGCCATGGCCAGTTTAAAGTCTTTATCTGCTATTGCTGAGACCAGCAATACGACATAACTTTCCACCAAGTTTGGCTCATTAAAGATGGCTTGATGAGACAGCTTAATCGATGTCTTGTGGTTATTTAACTCGCCGTAAATTGCCGCCTTTTCCAACAACATGACTGAGTTGTCGCGAATTTGCTGTGGTGCTGAGTCAAGGGCTTTAAGCGCAAGTTCAAGCTTACCTTGCTCAATCAATAAGCCTTCAAAGCTGTACGGCAAAGTATCCATACGAGTAAAGTCGTTGATGACGCGAGTAACGAATGTTTTTGGCAGCCAATTGCTATGCAAACTGATAAGGCGAATATTTAAATCCTGAATAAACGGCAGTGCCATTTGCTCAGCAGATAAACTGTCGTAATGTTTAAGCACATTAGCGCCGTCTTTATTGCTGGCCGACATCAACAGGCCCTTGAAGGCGTCTTCAGCCTGACACACGGGTTTCGCATCGGTTGCGCAAAATTCAATGTCGGACACGCGATTTAAGAACACAGTGGTACTGTACATGGTCGATAAATCGTGAGCATCAATGATTTTATAGCTGTTTTTATCTATCTCTAATTCGACAAAGTGAAAGCCGTCATCGCTATCACCGCGGAACAAGGTGCGTACCGTATTTTTATCCAGTTGACGGGTCGATTGATAAGACCAGAA belongs to Thalassotalea sp. HSM 43 and includes:
- the orn gene encoding oligoribonuclease yields the protein MAVDANNLVWLDLEMTGLDPEQDVILEIATIITDADLNILAEGPVFAIHQSDHVLTNMNEWCIKQHGASGLTERCRQSTTSLAEAERHTIAFIEQYVDKGVSPMCGNSIGQDRRFINAYMKDFEQWFHYRNVDVSTIKELVRRWQPELLDKVSKQGTHLALDDIRESIAELQTYRKWVFKI